The Gemmatimonadales bacterium DNA window CGGGGCTGCGTTCCTGCGCACCTTGAAGGGCATGCTCGAGAACCCGCTGGCCATCGTCTACTAGCGGCCCCCGCCGCCCGACCTGACACCGAGGACTCACATCGTGGCTTCATTCGACATCATCATCCTGGGCGGCGGCCCCGCCGGATATGTCTGCGCCATCCGCGCCGCCCAGCTCGGCCTGAGCACCGCCGTGGTCGAGAAGGACAAGCTCGGCGGCGTCTGCGTCAATATCGGCTGCATCCCCACCAAGGCGCTGCTGCACAGCGCGTCGTCGATCCAGCTCATCCAGCACCAGGCCAAGGATCTCGGCATCGAAGTCGGCGGCGTCAAGACCGACTACGGCGTCGCCATGAAGCGGAGCCGCAAGGTGTCGGAACAGAACTCCAAGGGCGTGGAGTTCCTGATGAAGAAGAACAAGGTGACCGTGATCAAGGGCACCGGCACGCTGCTCCCCGGCAAGAAGATCAAGGTCGGCGCCGACGTCTACGAGGCGAAGAAGGCCGTCGTCATCGCCACCGGCTCGCGGGTCAAGGGCATTCCGCAGATCGGGCTCGACATCAACAAGACCACCGTCATCAGCTCCGACGAGGCGCTCTTCCTGGAGTCGGCGCCCAAGTCGATGATCGTCGTGGGTGCGGGCGCGGTCGGCTCGGAGTTCGCGGACATCTTCAACGCCTTCGGCACCAAGATCACGCTCGTGGAGGCGCTCCCGCGCATCCTCCCGATCGAAGACGCCGAGTGCTCCGACGCCCTGGCCAAGTCGTTCCGGAAGCGGGGGATCGACGTCATGGCCGGCGCCAAGGTGCTGAAAGCGACCGTCGGGAAGGATTCGGTTACGCTGGAGATCGAGTCAGGCGGGGAAAAGAAGTCGGTCACCGCCGACAAGGTGCTGATGGCGGCCGGCCGTGCCGTGAACACCGAGAACATGGGCTTCAAGGAAGCCGGCGTGCAGTTGACCGACCGCGGCTTCGTGAAGGTGAACCTCGCCACGCTCGAGACGACCGCCCCCGGTGTGTACTGCATCGGCGACGTGGCCGGACCCCCGATGCTGGCCCACAAGGGGAGCCGGGAGGGGATGGTCCTGGCGGAGTTGATTGCGGGTCACAAGCCGCACCCGATTCGCTACGACAACATTCCGAGCGTGACCTACTGCCACCCCGAAGTCGCCAGCATCGGCCTCACCGAGGAGCAGTGCAAGGAGAAAAAGCTCGACTACCAGGTCGGACGCTTCCCCTTCAGCGCCAACGGCCGGGCCCGCGCGACCAACGAGACCGAAGGATTCGTCAAGATCATCCGCGAGAAGAAGTACGGCGAAATCCTCGGCGCGCACATCGTCGGCGGGCACGCCTCCGAGATCATCCACGAGCTCGCGGTGGCCCGGGAAAACGAGTACACGGTCGAGGA harbors:
- the lpdA gene encoding dihydrolipoyl dehydrogenase, encoding MASFDIIILGGGPAGYVCAIRAAQLGLSTAVVEKDKLGGVCVNIGCIPTKALLHSASSIQLIQHQAKDLGIEVGGVKTDYGVAMKRSRKVSEQNSKGVEFLMKKNKVTVIKGTGTLLPGKKIKVGADVYEAKKAVVIATGSRVKGIPQIGLDINKTTVISSDEALFLESAPKSMIVVGAGAVGSEFADIFNAFGTKITLVEALPRILPIEDAECSDALAKSFRKRGIDVMAGAKVLKATVGKDSVTLEIESGGEKKSVTADKVLMAAGRAVNTENMGFKEAGVQLTDRGFVKVNLATLETTAPGVYCIGDVAGPPMLAHKGSREGMVLAELIAGHKPHPIRYDNIPSVTYCHPEVASIGLTEEQCKEKKLDYQVGRFPFSANGRARATNETEGFVKIIREKKYGEILGAHIVGGHASEIIHELAVARENEYTVEEVDLAIHAHPTLSEAIAEAALDSMGRVIHT